From a region of the Calliphora vicina chromosome 4, idCalVici1.1, whole genome shotgun sequence genome:
- the TTLL1A gene encoding polyglutamylase complex subunit TTLL1, with amino-acid sequence MAQETGGAAKRLNATYSSMYGRVSNNMGHERMKVYFCTDFDKSVLVNNFEKRGWHQVGGDDDWNFYWAGVQTCRNIFSVDSGYRMNDNQMINHFPNHYELSRKDLLVKNIKRYRKDLERDGNALAEKSDLNWSGCGVTRYLYLDFIPVTFVLPADYNMFVEEYRKNPQSTWIMKPCGKSQGAGIFLINKLSKLKKWSREAKGAFHPQIAKESYVISRYIDNPLLIGGKKFDLRLYVLVTSFRPLKAYLFKQGFCRFCTVKYDTSCTELDNMYVHLTNVSVQKHGGEYNTLHGGKWSVQNLALYLEGTRGKEVTDRLFGAISWLIVHSLRAVAPVMASDRHCFECYGYDIIIDNNLKPWLVEVNASPSLTSTTVTDRILKYKLIDNILSVVLPPDGIPDVRWNKIPSADALGNFELLLDEELAAQEEAQNSQQNKNSKSMGNRWK; translated from the exons aTGGCTCAAGAAACAGGTGGTGCTGCTAAAAGGTTAAATGCCACCTATTCCAGCATGTATGGAAG AGTCAGCAATAACATGGGCCATGAACGCATGAAGGTGTATTTTTGCACCGATTTCGACAAGTCGGTGCTGGtgaataatttcgaaaaacgTGGTTGGCATCAAGTTGGTGGCGATGATGATTGGAATTTTTATTGGGCGGGTGTGCAGACATGTCGCAATATCTTCAGTGTGGACAGTGGTTATCGCATGAATGACAATCAAATGATAAATCATTTTCCAAATCACTACGAATTGTCGCGCAAAGATCTATTGGTGAAGAATATTAAACGTTATCGCAAGGATTTGGAAAGAGATGGCAATGCTTTGGCTGAAAAGTCCGACCTGAATTGGTCCGGTTGTGGGGTGACCAGATATTTGTATTTAGATTTTATACCAGTGACATTTGTTTTGCCAGCGG ATTACAACATGTTTGTTGAGGAGTATCGAAAAAATCCCCAAAGTACGTGGATAATGAAACCTTGTGGCAAATCCCAAGGAGCCGGCATATTTTTAATCAACAAACTATCGAAACTGAAAAAATGGTCTCGTGAAGCCAAGGGTGCGTTTCATCCTCAGATCGCTAAGGAAAGTTATGTCATTTCACGTTACATCGACAATCCACTGCTGATTGGTGGCAAGAAATTCGATTTACGTTTATATGTTTTGGTCACCTCATTTCGCCCTTTGAAAGCGTATCTGTTTAAACAAGGCTTCTGTCGCTTCTGTACGGTTAAGTACGATACGAGTTGTACGGAACTTgacaatatgtatgtacatttaacCAATGTCAGTGTACAAAAACATGGG GGTGAATACAATACTCTGCACGGTGGCAAATGGTCAGTACAAAATTTAGCCCTGTATTTGGAAGGTACACGAGGCAAAGAGGTAACCGATCGTTTGTTTGGTGCCATTTCTTGGTTAATCGTACATTCTCTACGAGCCGTGGCACCAGTAATGGCCAGTGATCGTCATTGTTTTGAATGCTATGGCTACGACatcattatcgataataatcTTAAACCTTGGTTGGTTGAAGTGAATGCATCACCCTCTTTGACATCGACAACAGTGACGGAtcgtattttaaaatacaaattaattgatAATATATTATCGGTTGTTCTACCACCAGATGGGATACCaga TGTCCGTTGGAATAAAATTCCCAGTGCCGATGCTTTGGGTAATTTTGAATTGCTGTTAGATGAAGAGTTAGCTGCTCAAGAAGAAGCCCAAAACAGTCAGCAAAATAAGAATTCCAAATCAATGGGTAATAGATGGAAATGA